From Solanum lycopersicum chromosome 8, SLM_r2.1, the proteins below share one genomic window:
- the LOC138337679 gene encoding uncharacterized protein: MTEVTAQATSTRIDMNSVFYVYPSDNPGTPLVPAQFDGVGYRSWRRGILRALSMKNKSVFIDGSCVKPAENSPQARQWQRCDDMVTSWILNSLTKEIADSVEYVNNSCELWKELEDRYDQTNGAKLYQIQKEIDDLTQGTLDITVYYTKLKKLWEELNTLNTKSVYTCTCICGAKDSMHKSEQDRRLIQFLIGLNEVYTVIRGNILMMSPLPSTAQAFSLLIQEEKQREYRPTSRTPMESISLNANAGRGSQGGRGHRTNFSSSSELNNNGNRSVLICDFCKKQGHIKEKCYKLHGYPPKSNVPNNRTNNTQQFNAQQFRQNNSQNFRGRRIVANAHGEECSQENSNSNVVITQEQYGHIMKLLQQLQIDSSGEDSKNNAESNKSAGPFSEEASGNW, encoded by the exons ATGACAGAAGTCACAGCTCAAGCAACTAGCACTAGAATTGATATGAACAGTGTATTCTATGTGTATCCTTCAGATAATCCAGGAACACCACTCGTTCCAGCTCAATTTGATGGAGTTGGATACAGATCATGGAGAAGAGGCATCCTACGAGCTTTGTCTATGAAGAACAAGTCAGTGTTTATCGATGGAAGCTGTGTGAAGCCAGCTGAAAACTCACCACAAGCTCGTCAATGGCAAAGATGTGATGATATGGTAACTTCATGGATATTGAATTCTCTCACCAAGGAGATTGCAGACAGTGTTGAATATGTCAACAACTCGTGTGAACTTTGGAAGGAGCTGGAAGACAGATATGACCAGACAAATGGTGCAAAActatatcaaattcaaaaggAAATTGATGATTTAACACAGGGAACATTAGATATCACTGTCTATTACACAAAATTGAAAAAGCTGTGGGAAGAATTAAACACTTTGAACACTAAGAGCGTATATACATGTACATGTATCTGTGGTGCCAAGGATAGTATGCACAAGTCAGAACAAGATAGACGATTGATACAATTCCTCATAGGATTGAATGAAGTTTACACTGTGATCAGAGGTAACATACTCATGATGAGTCCTCTTCCTTCTACTGCACAGGCTTTCTCACTATTAATTCAAGAGGAAAAGCAAAGAGAATATAGACCTACCAGTCGCACACCTATGGAGTCGATATCACTAAATGCAAATGCTGGCAGAGGATCACAAGGTGGTAGAGGACATAGAACAAATTTCTCAAGTAGTAGTGAATTGAATAACAATGGTAATAGAAGTGTTTTGATCTGTGATTTCTGTAAGAAGCAAGGTCATATCAAGGAGAAGTGTTATAAGCTACATGGATATCCTCCAAAGAGTAATGTTCCTAATAATAGAACAAACAATACACAACAGTTCAATGCACAACAATTCAGGCAGAACAATAGTCAAAATTTCAGAGGAAGAAGGATTGTGGCAAATGCACATGGAGAAGAATGTTCACAAGAAAACAGTAATTCAAATGTTGTTATTACACAAGAACAATATGGCCATATTATGAAGTTGTTACAACAGCTCCAAATTGATAGCTCAGGAGAGGATTCTAAGAACAATGCTGAATCTAACAAGTCTGCAG GACCCTTCAGTGAAGAGGCCTCAGGCAATTGGTAG
- the LOC100736441 gene encoding BURP domain-containing protein precursor: MELKFLHILTYLSLALVASHAALPVTYWNTKLPNTPIPKAIKESLQPSGLTEDKSTSVDVGKGGVNVGVDKGRHHSGGTNVNVGGNKGGGVNVDTPGGTHVGVGKGGVGVTTPGHHGKPPVSVGVHPGPSPFVYNYAAKDDQLNDNPNVALFFLEKDLHEGSNMKLKFVENGNGASFLPRQEADSIPFSSEKMPEILHKFSVDEDSEEGQIMKKTVRECEEPGIKGEEKYCATSLESMIDFTTSKLGNKVQPLSTETQKENTEMQKYTILGAKKMGNNNDKSVVCHKQNYAYAVFYCHKTETTESYMVSLVGVDGTKVKAVAVCHKDTSQWNPKHLAFKVLKVTPGSVPVCHFLPQDHIVWVPKN, encoded by the exons ATGGAGTTGAAGTTTCTTCACATCCTTACATATCTTTCA TTGGCACTAGTGGCAAGTCATGCAGCTCTTCCTGTTACCTATTGGAATACTAAGCTGCCTAATACTCCAATACCTAAGGCAATCAAAGAATCTCTCCAGCCTTCtg GACTTACGGAAGACAAAAGCACTTCAGTAGATGTAGGCAAAGGTGGAGTAAACGTCGGAGTCGACAAGGGCCGCCACCACTCCGGTGGAACAAACGTGAACGTTGGAGGCAATAAAGGCGGCGGCGTTAACGTGGACACTCCAGGTGGGACCCACGTAGGCGTTGGTAAAGGAGGAGTTGGTGTTACAACCCCCGGCCACCATGGAAAACCACCAGTCTCCGTGGGTGTTCACCCTGGACCCTCACCGTTTGTTTACAATTACGCGGCGAAAGACGATCAACTTAACGATAACCCTAACGTGGCGTTATTTTTCCTGGAAAAAGATTTGCATGAGGGAAGTAACATGAAGTTGAAGTTTGTGGAAAATGGCAATGGAGCTTCGTTTTTGCCCCGTCAAGAGGCGGATTCGATTCCGTTTAGCTCAGAGAAGATGCCGGAGATACTTCACAAGTTTTCAGTGGATGAGGATAGTGAAGAAGGTCAGATTATGAAGAAGACAGTAAGAGAATGTGAAGAGCCAG GTATTAAAGGAGAGGAGAAGTATTGTGCAACTTCATTAGAATCCATGATTGATTTCACCACATCAAAGTTAGGAAACAAAGTGCAACCATTATCAACAGAGacacaaaaagaaaacacaGAAATGCAAAAATACACAATCCTAGGAGCCAAGAAAATGGGAAACAACAATGACAAATCAGTAGTTTGTCACAAACAAAACTATGCCTATGCAGTATTTTATTGTCACAAAACAGAAACAACAGAGTCATACATGGTATCATTAGTTGGTGTTGATGGAACAAAAGTTAAGGCTGTGGCTGTTTGTCACAAAGACACATCACAATGGAACCCAAAACATTTGGCTTTTAAAGTTCTTAAGGTTACACCTGGATCCGTCCCTGTTTGTCATTTCCTTCCACAAGATCACATTGTTTGGGTCCCTAAGAACTAG